The Negativicutes bacterium region TAGTGAAAAATGAGCAGTTTCTGTGACGAACAAAAAAGTGGAAAATCAGGCAGATGGCATGGCTTTTCACTTGTCACTTTTGGGGAGGATCTTATGAAATTACTGCATCTGGCTGATCTGCATCTGGGTAAGCGGGTCAACGAATTCGACCTGATCGAAGACCAACGCAATATCCTGCAGCAAATTCTGCAGATTATTGAGCGGGAACAACCGGAAGTCATCCTGATTGCCGGTGATCTCTACGACAAAAGCCAACCATCGATAGATGCGGTGGAATTGATGGATGAATTTCTTACCACTCTGATTATGCTTGACCGACAGGTCTTTCTGATCAGCGGTAATCACGATTCACCGGAACGCTTGGGATTCGGCAGCCGAATCCTACAGAAAAATCATCTGACCATCGCCGGCGTTTTCAATGGCCGGCTGGATCATTATGTACTGACAGATGAATACGGACCGCTCAACCTTTACTTATTGCCCTATCTCAAACCGGCATTGGTCCGGCCTTATTTTGAAAGCAAAATCGAAACTTATGACGATGCAGTCCGTGCCGTATTGACCGCGAGCCAAATCGACCCGCAGGAACGTAATCTGCTGTTGGCACATCAGTTTGTTACGGGTGGCATGCAAGCGCCGCAGCGCTCCGATTCGGAGAGCGTTGCGGTGGGCGGCTTGGATCAGATTGGAGCGGAGCTCTTTGCAGGGTTTGATTATGTCGCCTTAGGCCATCTGCATGGCCCGCAGCAAATCCTGCGGGAGAGTATTCGTTATGCCGGGTCACCGCTGAAGTATTCTTTTTCGGAAGCACGGCAGCGCAAATCGGTTACCTTGCTCGAATTGCGGCAAAAAGGCAGCCTGGTTATGCGCTCGGTTATGCTGCAGCCCCTGCATGATATGCGGGAGATCAGAGGACCGCTCAGCGAATTGCTGAAAATCGGCCAAAGCGAGGGACCCGCCGCGCAGGATTACCTGCATGTCACCCTGACAGATGAAGACGAACTTTATGATGCCGTTGGGCAGCTGCGCCGGGTCTACCCCAATTTAATGATGCTGGATTTTGATAATTGCCGCACGCGCGGCACGGCGGCTGCCGCAGCCAGCAATGCGGCAAATGTCAATTTAAAAAACCCGCTGAGTCTGTTTGCGGAATTTTACCAATTGCAGAATAATCAAACCTTAACGACAGAACAACTGCAGCTCATGGAAAAG contains the following coding sequences:
- a CDS encoding exonuclease SbcCD subunit D; this encodes MKLLHLADLHLGKRVNEFDLIEDQRNILQQILQIIEREQPEVILIAGDLYDKSQPSIDAVELMDEFLTTLIMLDRQVFLISGNHDSPERLGFGSRILQKNHLTIAGVFNGRLDHYVLTDEYGPLNLYLLPYLKPALVRPYFESKIETYDDAVRAVLTASQIDPQERNLLLAHQFVTGGMQAPQRSDSESVAVGGLDQIGAELFAGFDYVALGHLHGPQQILRESIRYAGSPLKYSFSEARQRKSVTLLELRQKGSLVMRSVMLQPLHDMREIRGPLSELLKIGQSEGPAAQDYLHVTLTDEDELYDAVGQLRRVYPNLMMLDFDNCRTRGTAAAAASNAANVNLKNPLSLFAEFYQLQNNQTLTTEQLQLMEKIFRQAGGESV